The proteins below come from a single Gimesia alba genomic window:
- a CDS encoding glutamate synthase subunit beta, translated as MGKPTGFMEFSRELGADRKPELRILDWNEFHDHLTDDELKNQGARCMDCGIPFCHTGKTLAGMASGCPINNLIPEWNDHIYNGRWQDAIDSLHKTNNFPEFTGRVCPAPCEGACVLGIHEPPVTIKNIENSIIDHAFDQGWVVANPPEVRTGKKVAVVGSGPAGLAAAAQLNNAGHSVTVYERDDRIGGLLMYGIPNMKLEKWIVQRRVDLLADEGVEFITNTSIGVDITADQLMKDFDAVVLCTGATKPRDLPIPGRDLKGVHFAMEYLSKNTKSLLESGLENTHYQNSPVENFINAEGKKVVVIGGGDTGNDCLGTALRQKCESVINLEIVPQPPNERAASNPWPQWPKIFRVDYGHEEAAAVFGKDPRMFQMSTVEFVDDGQGNLKGIKICEVDWSKPVENGPPFSVVPGSEQELECDLVFLALGFLGPEHIISEQLSLETDARSNFKAEHEQYTTNIEGVFAAGDCRRGQSLIVWAINEGRGAARECDRYLMGATELP; from the coding sequence ATGGGTAAGCCAACGGGCTTTATGGAATTTTCGCGAGAACTGGGTGCCGACAGAAAACCAGAATTGCGCATTCTTGACTGGAACGAATTTCACGATCACCTGACGGATGACGAACTCAAAAATCAGGGTGCCCGTTGTATGGATTGCGGCATTCCTTTTTGTCATACCGGCAAAACGCTGGCCGGCATGGCGTCGGGCTGTCCGATTAATAACCTGATCCCGGAATGGAACGACCACATCTACAACGGTCGCTGGCAGGATGCGATTGACAGTCTGCACAAGACCAACAACTTCCCCGAGTTCACCGGTCGCGTCTGTCCGGCTCCCTGTGAAGGGGCCTGTGTACTGGGAATTCACGAGCCGCCCGTGACAATCAAAAACATTGAGAATTCAATCATCGATCACGCCTTCGATCAGGGCTGGGTCGTCGCGAATCCTCCCGAAGTGCGCACCGGCAAGAAAGTGGCTGTTGTCGGCTCTGGTCCTGCTGGTCTGGCAGCTGCCGCTCAGCTCAATAATGCCGGTCACAGTGTCACCGTTTATGAACGCGACGACCGGATCGGTGGCCTGTTGATGTACGGCATTCCCAACATGAAGCTGGAAAAGTGGATTGTGCAACGTCGCGTAGATCTACTGGCCGATGAAGGGGTCGAGTTTATCACGAACACCTCGATCGGCGTGGACATCACCGCCGACCAGTTGATGAAGGACTTCGATGCCGTCGTGCTCTGCACCGGAGCCACGAAGCCCCGCGATTTGCCGATTCCCGGCCGCGATCTCAAAGGCGTACATTTCGCGATGGAATATCTGTCAAAGAATACCAAAAGCCTGTTGGAATCCGGCCTGGAAAACACGCACTATCAGAATTCACCCGTCGAAAACTTCATCAACGCCGAAGGTAAAAAAGTCGTCGTCATCGGCGGTGGTGACACGGGGAATGACTGTCTGGGGACCGCACTGCGACAAAAATGCGAAAGTGTGATTAACCTGGAAATTGTGCCGCAACCTCCCAATGAACGGGCTGCGAGTAACCCCTGGCCTCAATGGCCGAAAATTTTCCGTGTGGACTACGGTCATGAAGAAGCGGCCGCTGTCTTCGGGAAAGATCCACGAATGTTCCAGATGTCGACGGTCGAATTTGTCGACGACGGTCAAGGCAATCTGAAAGGGATCAAGATCTGTGAAGTCGACTGGTCCAAGCCGGTCGAGAACGGCCCTCCGTTCAGCGTCGTTCCCGGTTCGGAGCAGGAACTGGAATGCGATCTGGTCTTCCTGGCACTTGGTTTCTTAGGCCCCGAGCACATCATCAGCGAGCAGCTCAGTCTGGAAACAGACGCCCGCTCGAACTTCAAGGCCGAGCATGAGCAGTACACGACCAACATCGAAGGCGTGTTCGCTGCCGGCGACTGCCGTCGAGGTCAGAGTCTGATCGTCTGGGCGATCAACGAAGGCCGCGGCGCCGCTCGCGAATGCGACCGTTACCTGATGGGAGCCACCGAACTGCCCTAA
- a CDS encoding alpha/beta hydrolase family protein: protein MNLRPILFSLIVSVLLVGCEGQAQSIGTDLAAARQEFTTKLTRRGPAPQEYEKAVPPTGVTEVEYTSGDLRLKAWLSDDPGDGKKYPAVVYLHGGWAFSAIDWDDVTQFVDAGFVVLMPMLRGENGNPGNYEAFYGEVDDAIAAGRFVSELPYVDADQVFVAGHSVGAVLATLVAMIPSNYKAAAALSGVLDMALWSAEGDPAQFVFNIRDPEEVRVRNPMAFAGSIQIPLILYAERGGHGSVQYCVPGTSQTRRQELRVRDHVGRSYDDGCSFSPAGH from the coding sequence ATGAATCTGAGACCAATTCTGTTTTCCTTGATCGTTTCAGTTCTGCTTGTTGGATGTGAGGGACAGGCTCAGTCCATCGGCACTGATCTCGCAGCTGCGCGTCAGGAATTTACGACTAAGCTAACGAGACGTGGACCGGCGCCTCAGGAGTATGAAAAGGCTGTTCCCCCAACTGGTGTCACCGAGGTCGAGTACACATCGGGTGATTTGAGACTCAAAGCCTGGTTATCGGACGATCCCGGTGATGGGAAAAAATACCCGGCTGTCGTGTATTTGCATGGCGGGTGGGCTTTCTCTGCGATTGATTGGGACGATGTGACACAGTTTGTTGACGCCGGGTTTGTTGTCTTGATGCCGATGCTGCGTGGGGAGAATGGAAACCCTGGCAATTATGAAGCATTTTACGGCGAAGTGGATGACGCGATTGCCGCGGGGCGCTTCGTTTCAGAATTGCCGTATGTGGATGCAGATCAGGTGTTTGTTGCCGGACATAGCGTGGGGGCTGTGCTGGCGACTCTCGTGGCAATGATACCTTCAAATTATAAAGCGGCAGCCGCTTTGAGCGGTGTGCTTGATATGGCACTCTGGTCAGCCGAAGGAGATCCTGCTCAGTTTGTCTTCAATATTCGAGACCCAGAAGAGGTTCGTGTACGGAACCCGATGGCGTTTGCGGGCAGCATACAAATTCCCTTGATCCTTTATGCTGAACGGGGGGGGCATGGATCAGTTCAGTATTGCGTTCCAGGCACAAGCCAAACGCGCCGGCAAGAATTGCGAGTTAGAGATCATGTCGGGAGATCATATGACGATGGTTGCTCCTTCAGTCCGGCAGGCCATTAA
- a CDS encoding macro domain-containing protein, with protein MPTDLLQKKLRLQIRLTSIDEPLFQAWERWCGDLSFVSVHRGSIFDHDADAIVSPANSFGFMDGGIDRLCLERFGNVLQDRVQTQIQQDHAGELLVGAAMIVETDDAEIPFLIAAPTMRVPMPVENSINAFLAARAIFLLIRDSVFPSGQHAGEPVREHVKTVLLTGLCTGVGRMPAVQCARQVRAAIEDVVLGKFQFPETTSQIRKRHDRLKK; from the coding sequence ATGCCAACAGATCTTTTACAGAAAAAGCTCCGATTGCAAATCCGATTGACTTCCATCGATGAGCCTCTATTCCAGGCGTGGGAGCGCTGGTGTGGTGATCTTTCTTTTGTGAGTGTTCATCGTGGATCGATTTTTGATCATGATGCAGATGCGATTGTGAGTCCGGCGAACAGTTTCGGTTTCATGGACGGCGGCATCGACCGGCTCTGCCTGGAACGGTTTGGAAACGTTCTGCAGGATCGTGTTCAGACGCAGATTCAGCAGGACCATGCGGGAGAACTTCTGGTCGGGGCAGCAATGATTGTAGAGACAGACGATGCAGAGATTCCCTTTCTCATCGCGGCACCGACGATGCGAGTGCCGATGCCCGTGGAAAACTCGATCAATGCCTTTCTGGCAGCCCGCGCGATTTTTCTTTTGATTCGCGATAGCGTCTTTCCCTCTGGACAGCATGCGGGAGAGCCGGTCCGCGAACATGTAAAAACAGTGTTGCTGACGGGACTTTGCACGGGGGTGGGACGCATGCCCGCGGTACAATGTGCCCGGCAGGTACGGGCTGCGATTGAAGATGTGGTCCTGGGCAAATTTCAGTTTCCGGAAACAACATCACAAATCCGTAAACGGCATGATCGATTGAAAAAATAG
- a CDS encoding class I SAM-dependent methyltransferase, producing the protein MGFTLEQVVPWGRSFAEYRAMFDLTDGELDLRILGCSDGPAAFNAALTKQGGLVVSVDPLYAFSREEISRRIEETFETVMEQTRQNEREFVWRHIRSIEELEQIRRAAMQEFLADYEAGIEAQRYVNAGLPRLPFADQEFDLALCSHFLFLYSAHFSADFHLESIRELCRVAREVRLFPLLELGSQKSRHLEHVLKHLELSGYQVEIRRVPYEFQKQGNEMLRVRGF; encoded by the coding sequence ATGGGATTTACACTGGAACAGGTGGTTCCCTGGGGGCGTTCGTTTGCAGAATATCGGGCGATGTTTGACCTCACGGACGGGGAACTCGATCTGCGAATACTGGGGTGCAGCGATGGGCCGGCGGCCTTTAATGCGGCGTTGACCAAGCAAGGGGGACTTGTGGTATCGGTCGATCCGTTGTATGCGTTCTCGCGGGAAGAGATCAGCCGGCGGATTGAGGAGACGTTTGAAACCGTGATGGAACAGACGCGGCAAAACGAGCGTGAGTTTGTCTGGCGGCACATCAGATCGATAGAAGAGCTGGAACAGATTCGCAGGGCGGCGATGCAGGAGTTTCTGGCCGATTATGAAGCAGGGATTGAGGCACAACGCTATGTGAATGCCGGTTTGCCGAGGCTGCCGTTTGCGGATCAGGAGTTTGATCTCGCCCTCTGTTCCCATTTTCTGTTTCTGTACAGCGCGCACTTTTCGGCGGACTTTCATCTGGAATCGATTCGAGAACTCTGTCGCGTGGCGCGGGAGGTACGCCTCTTTCCACTCTTGGAACTGGGGTCTCAAAAATCGAGACACTTGGAACACGTCTTAAAGCATTTGGAATTAAGCGGTTATCAGGTGGAAATCAGACGTGTTCCCTATGAATTTCAGAAACAGGGAAACGAAATGTTACGAGTGCGTGGCTTCTGA
- a CDS encoding dual specificity protein phosphatase family protein: MNFGYLILAIAFLLTAAAVIHQGWWWLLLWPAFSFALVAAGYLVLGTRVFGKTGQGTIAPLNRVLLFPYLFYLNGVWHVLRRLRSEPAVNQLSETLFISRRLFSDELPEQIEHVIDLTCEFNEPAKLRKRNYLSCPILDRGVPALHELQSWIPQIAALKGTILIHCAEGHGRTGLFTAALLIYQGHAESPDAALDYIQSRRPEVRLSGAQKRLLREFCDSG; this comes from the coding sequence ATGAACTTTGGCTACCTGATTCTAGCGATCGCATTTTTGTTGACGGCAGCTGCGGTAATCCACCAGGGTTGGTGGTGGTTGCTGCTCTGGCCGGCGTTCAGTTTTGCTCTGGTGGCAGCCGGTTATTTGGTTCTCGGAACACGTGTCTTCGGGAAAACCGGGCAGGGAACCATCGCGCCTTTAAATCGAGTGCTGCTGTTTCCTTATCTGTTCTATCTCAATGGTGTCTGGCATGTGTTGCGGCGGTTGAGATCGGAACCTGCGGTGAATCAGCTTTCGGAGACGCTTTTTATCAGTCGTCGTCTCTTCTCTGACGAACTGCCCGAACAAATTGAGCATGTGATTGATTTGACGTGTGAATTCAATGAGCCCGCGAAATTACGCAAGCGAAACTATCTCTCCTGCCCCATTCTCGATCGGGGAGTTCCTGCTTTGCACGAACTACAGTCCTGGATCCCCCAGATTGCTGCTTTGAAAGGAACGATTTTAATTCATTGTGCGGAGGGACACGGCCGGACCGGGCTGTTTACGGCGGCGCTGCTGATTTATCAGGGGCACGCGGAAAGTCCTGATGCTGCTTTGGATTACATTCAGTCGCGGCGTCCTGAAGTCCGGTTGAGTGGGGCGCAAAAGCGATTGTTACGGGAATTTTGTGACAGTGGTTGA
- a CDS encoding carbon-nitrogen hydrolase family protein — protein MKQRFTVAACQLFDVQDDLEQTLEEIIEYATQATDEGATLVCFPENYLQGYTVDERQARRRAIDLSSVQFAEILKQLKPLRPTLVIGLIEKVEESLYITAVVVQRGKLLGHYRKNRLTAGERLYAAGTETPVFEVDGLRFGINICYDTQCSQRAAAVANQGAALVVCPCYNMLHPENAETWKEKHNAIRAERARETGLWLLSSDVTGERDGQISYGPTAVIDPGGDVVAQVPLLEEGLLVQEILV, from the coding sequence ATGAAACAGCGCTTTACTGTTGCCGCCTGTCAGTTGTTTGATGTGCAGGATGACCTCGAACAGACTCTGGAGGAAATTATCGAATACGCCACGCAGGCCACCGACGAGGGGGCGACGCTGGTTTGCTTTCCGGAAAATTATTTGCAGGGTTACACCGTCGACGAACGGCAGGCGAGGCGGCGTGCCATCGATTTGAGCTCAGTGCAGTTCGCGGAAATTCTAAAACAACTCAAGCCGTTGCGTCCGACGCTGGTGATCGGGTTGATTGAGAAGGTCGAGGAGAGTCTATATATCACGGCGGTGGTGGTACAGCGGGGAAAACTGCTGGGGCACTATCGCAAGAACCGACTGACCGCCGGCGAGCGATTGTATGCGGCGGGAACGGAGACGCCGGTTTTTGAAGTGGACGGGCTGCGGTTTGGGATCAATATCTGTTACGATACGCAATGTTCCCAGCGGGCGGCTGCGGTGGCGAACCAGGGGGCGGCACTGGTGGTCTGTCCCTGTTATAATATGCTGCATCCCGAAAACGCCGAAACGTGGAAAGAGAAGCACAACGCGATTCGCGCGGAGCGGGCGCGGGAGACGGGACTTTGGCTGCTCTCATCCGATGTGACCGGCGAACGGGACGGACAGATTTCCTACGGACCGACGGCAGTGATTGACCCTGGGGGGGATGTGGTGGCGCAGGTGCCTTTGTTGGAAGAAGGCCTGCTGGTGCAGGAAATATTGGTTTGA
- a CDS encoding amidohydrolase family protein: protein MIENFSLFDAHFHIIDDRFPLVPNQGYLPEPFTVEDYLGRMQDYNMCGGAVVSGSFQAFDQTYLVDALKKLGSGFVGVTQVPATVTDTELQELDSAGVRALRFNLKRGGSEELSQLDRMARRVYELVGWHVELYVDSRELDELEQTLSALPAVSIDHLGLSQAGFSTLLRLAEQGVRVKATGFGRVDFDVRGALKDLYSANPEALMFGTDLPSTRAPRPYEDEDFLLVADTLGTEAASRVYSKNAHEFYRVED, encoded by the coding sequence GTGATAGAAAACTTCTCTTTGTTTGATGCCCACTTTCATATCATTGATGATCGCTTTCCGCTGGTTCCCAATCAGGGATATCTGCCGGAGCCGTTTACGGTTGAAGATTACCTGGGACGGATGCAGGATTACAACATGTGTGGCGGAGCCGTCGTATCGGGTTCGTTTCAGGCGTTTGACCAGACGTATCTCGTCGATGCCCTTAAGAAACTCGGGTCCGGTTTTGTGGGAGTCACACAGGTGCCAGCTACGGTGACAGATACCGAACTGCAGGAGCTCGACTCTGCCGGCGTACGGGCGCTGCGGTTCAATCTGAAGCGGGGCGGTTCAGAAGAACTGTCTCAGTTAGATCGGATGGCGCGACGCGTTTATGAGTTGGTCGGCTGGCATGTGGAGCTCTATGTCGATTCGCGTGAACTGGACGAGTTGGAACAGACTCTGTCAGCCTTACCTGCGGTCAGCATTGATCATCTGGGATTGTCACAGGCAGGGTTTTCGACATTACTGCGCCTGGCAGAACAGGGAGTGCGTGTGAAAGCGACCGGCTTTGGTCGGGTCGACTTTGACGTGCGGGGCGCGTTAAAGGATTTGTACTCTGCGAATCCCGAAGCTCTGATGTTCGGTACCGATTTGCCTTCCACCCGCGCACCGCGGCCTTATGAGGATGAGGATTTTTTGCTTGTTGCGGATACTTTGGGAACCGAAGCCGCCAGCCGAGTCTATTCAAAGAATGCACATGAGTTTTATCGCGTTGAGGATTGA
- a CDS encoding GrpB family protein: MSKDKPETGLIGGVERRVIQICDYDPEWPQRFQEQAQRIREALGAAALSIEHIGSTSVPGLGAKPIVDLLLVVADAADEASYLPQLEEVGYELRVREPDFEEHRMLRTPKRDVHIHVFSSEATEIKRLLAFRDRLRTHPEDRQRYEQMKRQLAQRDWSDMNAYADAKSEVVEQIIRASHVAGNL; encoded by the coding sequence ATGAGTAAAGATAAACCGGAAACGGGTCTGATTGGCGGAGTGGAACGACGAGTGATTCAAATCTGCGATTACGATCCAGAGTGGCCACAGAGATTTCAGGAGCAGGCGCAGCGGATTAGAGAGGCCTTGGGGGCAGCCGCGCTTTCGATTGAGCATATCGGTTCGACGTCTGTGCCGGGACTGGGAGCAAAGCCGATTGTGGATCTATTGCTGGTGGTGGCGGACGCGGCAGATGAAGCCAGCTATCTCCCGCAGTTAGAAGAGGTCGGTTATGAGTTACGGGTTCGAGAGCCGGATTTTGAGGAACATCGAATGTTACGGACGCCGAAACGAGATGTGCATATTCATGTCTTCTCAAGCGAGGCAACAGAAATTAAGCGACTGCTGGCGTTTCGCGATCGTCTGCGCACGCATCCTGAAGATCGACAGCGATATGAGCAGATGAAACGACAGCTGGCACAGCGGGACTGGTCCGACATGAATGCTTATGCAGACGCGAAGTCGGAAGTGGTGGAACAGATCATTCGTGCGAGCCATGTTGCAGGAAACTTGTAA
- a CDS encoding DUF2314 domain-containing protein, with the protein MSNEDNIVMYQGDDPEMEAVSKQARKTFRYFWREMSWEYRRIIPGLDLAAVKFPFTDLDVAPGDPDTEHMWVSEIQCDGKEFTGTLLNSPAWLTNISAGDPVCEPVSEISDWMFSIQGKVYGAYTVNLLRSRMSPRERKEHDQAWGLDFGDPEEIEVVYVEPQQTAGFLGLFGKKSVIDPEERRRAMIEHPMSINMGESLKESLKESKEMLHATDEDGWTMLHRDALAGNATIVKILLKYGADKNLKTPDGDTALDLARIFGWKHVIKLLSD; encoded by the coding sequence ATGAGTAACGAAGACAATATCGTGATGTATCAAGGCGATGACCCGGAGATGGAGGCTGTCAGCAAACAGGCACGAAAAACATTTCGCTATTTCTGGCGGGAGATGTCGTGGGAGTATCGGCGGATTATTCCCGGACTGGATCTGGCAGCGGTGAAATTTCCGTTTACCGATCTGGACGTCGCGCCCGGCGATCCAGATACCGAGCATATGTGGGTCAGCGAAATTCAGTGTGACGGCAAGGAGTTCACGGGCACCCTGCTGAATTCGCCGGCGTGGCTGACGAATATCAGTGCCGGGGATCCGGTGTGTGAGCCCGTGTCCGAAATCAGCGACTGGATGTTTTCAATTCAAGGCAAAGTTTATGGTGCGTATACCGTGAACCTGCTCCGTTCGCGGATGTCTCCTCGAGAGAGGAAAGAGCACGATCAGGCCTGGGGGCTGGATTTCGGCGATCCGGAAGAGATTGAAGTGGTTTATGTCGAGCCGCAGCAGACAGCGGGCTTTTTGGGTTTGTTTGGCAAGAAGTCGGTCATCGATCCGGAAGAACGACGTCGGGCCATGATCGAGCATCCGATGAGTATCAACATGGGAGAATCACTGAAAGAGTCTCTCAAAGAGTCCAAAGAGATGTTGCATGCAACGGACGAGGATGGCTGGACGATGCTGCACCGCGATGCGCTGGCAGGCAATGCGACGATTGTCAAAATCCTGCTGAAATATGGGGCGGATAAAAACTTAAAAACCCCGGACGGCGATACGGCCTTGGATCTGGCCCGGATCTTCGGCTGGAAGCATGTGATCAAATTGCTTTCGGATTGA
- a CDS encoding NUDIX hydrolase has translation MTDITVDLNGYRVNLRVAAIVTRGTEVLLCRPRGHDWWFLPGGRIKTNEDSHAALHRELTEEIGPGFEVIRPTVIVENFFDLDGTHFHELCTIYEVAWNGDALNGNPAVYEEVFAWFPREQLADIVLKPDFLKEPINNPQPGLQLIVNRDN, from the coding sequence ATGACAGACATCACCGTCGATCTGAATGGTTATCGAGTGAACCTGCGCGTGGCGGCGATTGTGACGCGCGGGACGGAAGTGCTGTTGTGCCGACCTCGGGGGCATGACTGGTGGTTCCTGCCGGGGGGGCGGATTAAGACGAATGAAGACTCTCACGCCGCGCTGCACCGGGAACTGACCGAAGAGATCGGTCCGGGGTTTGAGGTGATCCGGCCGACAGTTATCGTGGAAAATTTCTTTGACCTGGACGGCACGCACTTTCATGAACTCTGTACGATTTATGAAGTCGCCTGGAATGGGGACGCGTTGAATGGGAATCCAGCGGTGTATGAGGAAGTGTTTGCCTGGTTTCCACGGGAGCAGTTGGCGGACATCGTGCTCAAGCCTGATTTTCTGAAAGAGCCGATCAACAATCCGCAGCCTGGCCTGCAGCTGATTGTGAATCGGGACAATTGA
- a CDS encoding NUDIX hydrolase gives MTDRNRVFTYITNGDHLLVFDHVDFPNAGTQIPGGTVERCETPEAAALREAREETGLGSLSIRSFIANETVDLTPFGKPETINGWFYHLQYDGERKDCWRHTEQTPGDGNLDPILFELYWISLEGTITLNGVDGRYLDQIREVLFKSGS, from the coding sequence ATGACTGACCGCAATCGCGTGTTTACGTATATCACGAATGGGGACCATCTGCTGGTGTTTGACCATGTGGATTTTCCGAACGCGGGCACACAAATTCCGGGAGGCACAGTAGAGCGGTGCGAGACGCCGGAAGCAGCCGCGCTGCGGGAAGCTCGAGAAGAGACCGGACTGGGGTCACTTTCGATTCGATCCTTTATCGCAAACGAAACAGTGGATCTGACACCCTTTGGGAAGCCGGAAACAATCAACGGCTGGTTTTATCATCTGCAATACGACGGGGAACGTAAAGACTGCTGGCGGCATACAGAGCAAACACCCGGTGATGGCAATTTGGACCCAATATTGTTTGAATTGTATTGGATCTCGCTTGAAGGAACGATTACGCTGAATGGCGTTGATGGTCGGTATCTGGACCAGATTCGGGAAGTGCTTTTCAAAAGTGGTTCGTGA
- a CDS encoding phytanoyl-CoA dioxygenase family protein, producing MSSSSQSVTNDRLTSEEFEKFEQDGYLILRNLCPESLRQEMLAATKDGLARVVEPVEYEADVEYPGSPPSRNVMGGETVRRLLQSHSRGMCFTELVNHPAIVGRLSQLLGPDYVMPLAHHNCVMTKQPEFSSDTMWHQDIRFWSFERKELISVWVALGEESLDNGCLKVIPGTHRMEFKPDQLDERIFLRPDVPENQELIDTSVAAELHPGDILFFHCRTFHAATRNYTNQPKFSAVFTFRPADNPPVSGSRSASLPELIIHTNR from the coding sequence ATGTCTTCATCATCACAGTCTGTTACGAATGACCGGTTGACCTCGGAGGAATTTGAGAAATTCGAGCAGGACGGCTATCTGATTCTGCGGAATCTGTGTCCTGAATCGCTCAGGCAGGAGATGCTGGCGGCGACGAAAGACGGTTTGGCTCGGGTGGTGGAGCCGGTCGAGTATGAAGCAGATGTGGAATACCCGGGCTCGCCTCCTTCCCGGAATGTGATGGGTGGGGAAACCGTGCGGCGGTTGCTGCAATCTCATAGCCGGGGCATGTGTTTCACGGAACTGGTGAATCATCCGGCCATCGTGGGACGTCTATCTCAATTGCTGGGTCCCGATTATGTGATGCCGCTGGCGCATCATAATTGTGTAATGACTAAGCAGCCGGAATTCAGCAGCGATACGATGTGGCATCAGGATATCCGGTTCTGGTCATTTGAACGCAAAGAGCTGATCAGTGTCTGGGTGGCACTGGGTGAGGAGAGTCTGGATAACGGCTGTTTGAAGGTGATCCCCGGAACGCATCGGATGGAATTCAAGCCCGATCAACTGGATGAACGGATTTTTCTACGGCCCGATGTGCCTGAGAATCAGGAGTTGATCGATACGAGTGTCGCTGCGGAATTGCATCCGGGTGATATTCTGTTTTTTCACTGTCGGACGTTTCATGCAGCGACCCGGAATTATACGAACCAGCCGAAGTTCTCGGCGGTGTTTACGTTTCGGCCTGCAGATAATCCGCCGGTGAGCGGTTCGCGTTCGGCGTCGCTTCCCGAATTGATTATTCATACAAACCGGTAG